The Thermodesulfobacteriota bacterium DNA window TACCCTCAAATGTTATAAACATATTGGGCCCCTCAAAACGATTATAGTTAAGTTCTAAATTCTTTGGCTTTCGCAAAAGAGTTACTTGATAATATTTATAACTCATTATCAAGATTCAGGAATCCTACCATAAGATTGGGAAAGTTGTAAAATCAGTTTAACTGATCAATGAATGACCCGGAAAATACCTCCCAAGGTCGTGACTCTTTCTCGTTAACATATAAATACAGACTCACAGGTGCGCTCTGAACTATTTCAAAGATACTGCTATTCTATCACCGACATTCATTGAGCCTGAAAGGGTACAAACATAAGCGTCCAACCACAGGTATTGTTAGAAGTTCCAAAGGTACTGTAATAACTCAGAAATGCAATCTGGCATCCGTTTTATTTTCTGCACTCGTCTATAAAGGCCGTGAAAATTCTTTTTGAAATTTCACTAGATTCTAACTCGGCGTGCCACTGGATTCCAACTACAAACGATTCGATCGATTCCACACCCTCAATAACATCATCCGGAGATTTAGCACAAACCCTTAATCCGTTTCCCAACACCTTTATGGACTGATGATGATAACTCCTACTAATAAAGGTTTCATTATTCACAATTGCCCTGAGTTTTGTGCCCCCTAGTAGATGTATCTCATGTTCAAACCCATTTTCATGGCAGAGTGCGCCGGGTAATTGCGAACTTATGTCCTGATATAGCGATCCTCCGAAGAAAACATTTATTAGCTGCATCCCTCCGCAAATGCCCAAAACAGGCAGCTTATTTCTTACGGCGTTTTCAAGCGCTGTAATTTCCGATTCTGTTCTTTCAAGACTCATTGGTCTCAGTTTGGGATGCGGCTCCTCATCGTAAAACTTGGGATCCATATCCCTCGAACCAGGTAGTAAGAGACCATCAATTTCCAAGAACACCTCTTCAAGTAAGCCGATTTTTTCAGGAATAGAAGGAAGAAGAACAGGAAGTCCTCCAGCATCTGCCACGGCCAAAGCATACTTGCTCTCTATTTGAAAATTCCCATCTTTTATATCTGTAGTTATGCCTATAAGCGGTTTGGATTTATTCATTACACTAAATTTAACAAAATTCCCAGGTTTACGCTAACTTCACTTTGCTTACATACCGATCAATTCTTTCGGGAAATACTTTATAATCGCTCAAAATAATATTTATGGTAGTATTTTGCTGAAATAAAAATGAAAATAATTAGATGTTTGCCTGTTGCCTTATTTCTTATCCAATTTCCAATGCTTTTGCTGTCGGGTTGCGAGGGACTATTTAATCCTTTTACAGGTGAGTGGAAGGCAGGTATTATCACACT harbors:
- a CDS encoding gamma-glutamyl-gamma-aminobutyrate hydrolase family protein encodes the protein MNKSKPLIGITTDIKDGNFQIESKYALAVADAGGLPVLLPSIPEKIGLLEEVFLEIDGLLLPGSRDMDPKFYDEEPHPKLRPMSLERTESEITALENAVRNKLPVLGICGGMQLINVFFGGSLYQDISSQLPGALCHENGFEHEIHLLGGTKLRAIVNNETFISRSYHHQSIKVLGNGLRVCAKSPDDVIEGVESIESFVVGIQWHAELESSEISKRIFTAFIDECRK